The following coding sequences are from one Granulicella sp. L56 window:
- a CDS encoding NAD(P)/FAD-dependent oxidoreductase has product MLGLMRRAAIVGAGPNGLSAAITLARAGVATTLFEAAETVGGAARTAELTLPGFRHDVGSSVYPLGVASPFFRELPLEQFGLRWIEPAAAMAHPLDDGSAVMLEHSVEATAAGIGVDGDTWRRLMGPLVEGWPELCGEILGPVLHVPRHPLLLGRFGLFAMLPATALGKMLFRGERARALFAGCAAHSVRPLESVASSAVGLVLAVAAHAVGWPIVEGGAQALSDALAAYLVSLGGEIRTGVRISDLRELGDADAILCDVSPRQLRQIAGERLSHEYAEKMERFAYGPGAFKMDWALSEPIPWRAKECLRAATVHVGGTMEEIAAAERAPWRGEAAARPFVLVVQPSLFDATRAPVGKHTAWAYCHVPNGWKGSALEAIEAQVERFAPGFRECVLARHAMGTQALEEWDANLIGGDIGGGAMTLGQMVVRPSLSAYRTGTKGLYLCSASTPPGGGVHGMCGHLAGLRALEDFG; this is encoded by the coding sequence ATGCTCGGCTTGATGAGGCGGGCGGCAATTGTCGGGGCGGGGCCGAATGGTTTGAGCGCGGCGATTACTCTGGCCCGGGCCGGGGTGGCTACGACTCTTTTTGAGGCTGCGGAGACGGTAGGTGGCGCGGCGCGGACGGCGGAGCTGACGCTGCCCGGGTTTCGGCATGATGTGGGGTCTTCGGTCTATCCGCTGGGCGTGGCTTCGCCGTTCTTTCGAGAGCTTCCGCTGGAGCAGTTCGGGCTGCGTTGGATTGAGCCTGCGGCGGCGATGGCGCATCCTTTGGATGATGGCTCGGCGGTGATGCTGGAGCATAGCGTTGAGGCCACGGCGGCCGGGATTGGGGTGGATGGCGATACTTGGCGGCGGCTGATGGGGCCGCTGGTCGAAGGCTGGCCGGAGTTGTGCGGCGAGATTCTTGGGCCGGTGTTGCATGTGCCGCGACATCCTTTATTGCTGGGACGATTTGGGTTGTTTGCAATGCTGCCTGCAACGGCGCTCGGTAAGATGCTGTTTCGGGGCGAGCGGGCGCGAGCTTTGTTTGCGGGATGCGCTGCACATTCGGTGAGGCCGCTGGAGAGTGTAGCGAGTTCGGCGGTGGGATTGGTGCTGGCGGTGGCAGCTCATGCGGTGGGGTGGCCAATTGTGGAGGGTGGAGCGCAGGCATTGTCGGATGCGCTGGCGGCTTATCTTGTGAGTTTGGGCGGAGAGATTCGGACTGGAGTGCGGATTTCGGATCTGCGCGAGTTGGGAGATGCGGATGCGATCCTGTGCGATGTTTCGCCGCGGCAGTTGCGGCAGATCGCCGGGGAGCGGCTGTCGCACGAGTATGCGGAGAAGATGGAGCGGTTTGCCTATGGGCCGGGTGCGTTCAAGATGGATTGGGCGCTGAGTGAGCCGATTCCGTGGCGGGCGAAGGAGTGTCTGCGAGCGGCTACGGTGCATGTGGGCGGGACGATGGAGGAGATTGCGGCTGCTGAGCGTGCTCCGTGGCGCGGTGAGGCTGCGGCGCGGCCCTTTGTGCTGGTGGTGCAGCCGAGTTTGTTCGATGCGACACGCGCGCCTGTGGGTAAACACACGGCGTGGGCCTATTGCCATGTGCCGAATGGGTGGAAGGGTTCGGCGCTGGAGGCGATTGAGGCGCAGGTGGAACGGTTTGCGCCGGGGTTTCGCGAGTGCGTGCTGGCTCGGCATGCGATGGGGACGCAGGCGCTGGAGGAGTGGGATGCAAATTTGATCGGCGGCGATATTGGCGGCGGGGCGATGACGCTGGGGCAGATGGTGGTGCGGCCTTCGCTGTCGGCGTATCGGACGGGAACGAAGGGGTTGTATCTGTGCTCGGCTTCGACGCCGCCGGGGGGTGGAGTGCATGGGATGTGTGGACATTTGGCGGGGCTGCGGGCGCTGGAGGATTTTGGGTAG
- the secD gene encoding protein translocase subunit SecD yields MSKNLTAKAAFIVGILLVFVFGFLGIPHGGLKQSILRHINLGLDLKGGVHLVLQVHVSEALTSTTDHDVARLEADLQKAGITGATVGKTDPANPETIVISGVSPNKLGDARGVIQGNDYANYDVATNSAGNSTLTMKQSAISDLYTRTLNTSIDTIRARIDKLGVTEPQIQKYGLGENEILVELPGVKDPAEVEDVIQSTAKLSIHAVSGGPYGTDADALQANNGAIPPDSVLMLGSGSAGMPDQVWLLKRTSEVEGTDFRDAQPSTDQNGRPNIHFTLTTEAGDRFYKYTSTHSKSSSTPGSMAIVLDNKVKEVAGIDGAIRDSGEITGGFTKQQASDLSLMLRTGALPATISYLETRVVGPSLGAASIRQGVIAAVAGMLAVMIFMLIYYKGAGINADLALILNLVILLGFMGFAGATLTLPGIAGVILTIGMGVDSNVLIFERIREEMRNGKSTPVAVQQGFAHAWTTIFDTHVTTIVSAAILFLFGSGPVQGFAVTLVFGLLANLFTAVYVSRVIFDAILERKERGASLSI; encoded by the coding sequence ATGAGCAAGAATCTGACCGCTAAGGCGGCATTCATCGTAGGGATACTGTTGGTCTTCGTCTTCGGCTTCCTTGGCATACCGCATGGTGGCCTGAAGCAGTCGATTCTGAGGCATATCAATCTAGGGCTCGACCTTAAGGGTGGCGTCCACCTTGTGCTGCAAGTGCACGTCTCCGAGGCTCTAACCTCGACGACCGATCATGACGTCGCGCGGCTCGAAGCCGACCTGCAGAAGGCCGGCATCACCGGGGCAACGGTCGGCAAGACCGATCCTGCGAACCCCGAGACCATCGTGATCAGCGGAGTTTCGCCGAATAAGCTGGGGGATGCGCGTGGCGTGATTCAGGGCAACGACTACGCCAACTACGATGTGGCCACCAACTCCGCGGGCAACTCGACGCTGACGATGAAGCAGTCGGCGATCTCCGACCTGTACACGCGGACGCTCAATACGTCGATCGACACCATTCGCGCGCGCATCGACAAGCTGGGCGTGACTGAGCCGCAGATTCAGAAGTACGGCCTGGGCGAGAACGAGATTCTCGTCGAGCTGCCGGGCGTGAAGGATCCTGCCGAGGTGGAAGACGTCATTCAATCGACGGCCAAGCTGTCGATCCATGCGGTTTCGGGCGGCCCCTACGGCACCGATGCCGATGCGCTGCAGGCCAATAACGGAGCCATTCCGCCGGACTCCGTGCTGATGCTCGGATCGGGGTCTGCCGGTATGCCTGACCAGGTCTGGCTGCTGAAGCGCACCAGCGAGGTCGAGGGTACGGACTTCCGCGACGCGCAGCCCTCCACCGACCAGAACGGCCGGCCAAACATTCACTTCACCCTGACGACAGAGGCCGGGGACCGCTTCTACAAGTACACCTCCACGCACAGCAAGAGCAGCTCGACGCCGGGTTCGATGGCCATCGTGCTGGATAACAAGGTGAAGGAAGTTGCCGGGATCGACGGCGCCATTCGCGACAGCGGCGAGATTACGGGCGGCTTCACCAAGCAGCAGGCTTCGGACCTCTCGTTAATGTTGCGCACAGGCGCACTGCCTGCCACGATCTCTTATCTGGAGACGCGCGTGGTCGGCCCGAGCCTTGGTGCAGCCTCCATTCGTCAGGGCGTTATCGCCGCCGTTGCCGGTATGTTGGCGGTCATGATCTTCATGCTGATCTACTACAAGGGCGCTGGCATCAATGCGGACCTTGCGTTGATCCTCAACCTGGTGATTCTGCTGGGCTTCATGGGATTCGCAGGAGCTACGCTCACGCTGCCGGGCATCGCGGGCGTCATCCTGACGATTGGTATGGGCGTCGACTCGAACGTCCTGATCTTCGAGCGCATCCGTGAAGAGATGCGCAATGGCAAGAGCACCCCGGTCGCCGTGCAGCAGGGCTTTGCCCATGCCTGGACGACCATCTTCGATACTCACGTCACGACCATTGTGTCGGCGGCGATCCTGTTCCTGTTTGGATCGGGGCCGGTACAGGGCTTTGCTGTGACACTGGTATTCGGCCTTCTGGCCAACCTGTTTACGGCGGTCTATGTGTCCAGAGTGATCTTCGACGCCATTCTGGAGAGAAAAGAACGCGGCGCATCGTTGTCGATTTAG
- a CDS encoding MotA/TolQ/ExbB proton channel family protein encodes MILAHLANFAHVPASLGLFFDDAQVSFTVLGLWGNMGWLARCVVIVLFIMSIWSLAVIIDRALYFSAARKQSREFAPKVAGALKDGRLDEAIKVADRSKKSHLAEVVTAGLQEFRSFGSGGNITEQQVESSKRALERSEAIVHAKLKRGLGGLATIGSTAPFIGLFGTVVGILNAFQQIATQKTSGIGAVAGGISEALVTTAMGLLVAIPAVMTFNYFTGKVESFDVEMDNSSSELVDYFIKQSHR; translated from the coding sequence GTGATTCTCGCTCATCTCGCAAATTTCGCTCACGTACCCGCTTCGCTCGGTCTCTTTTTCGACGATGCCCAGGTCAGCTTCACTGTTCTCGGTCTCTGGGGCAACATGGGCTGGCTGGCCCGCTGCGTCGTTATCGTCCTCTTCATCATGTCGATCTGGTCGCTAGCTGTCATCATCGATCGCGCCCTGTACTTCTCGGCGGCCCGCAAGCAGTCCCGCGAGTTCGCGCCGAAGGTTGCCGGTGCGTTGAAGGATGGCCGTCTCGACGAGGCGATCAAGGTTGCTGACCGCTCCAAGAAGTCGCACCTCGCAGAGGTCGTCACGGCCGGCCTGCAGGAGTTCCGCAGCTTCGGTTCCGGCGGCAACATCACCGAGCAGCAGGTGGAAAGCTCCAAGCGCGCTCTCGAGCGTTCTGAGGCGATCGTCCATGCCAAGCTGAAGCGTGGTCTCGGCGGTCTGGCGACCATCGGTTCGACCGCGCCGTTCATCGGACTGTTCGGAACCGTCGTCGGTATTCTCAACGCCTTCCAGCAGATCGCAACCCAGAAGACCTCCGGTATCGGCGCAGTCGCCGGTGGTATCTCGGAAGCCCTGGTGACGACCGCCATGGGTCTGCTCGTCGCCATCCCCGCCGTTATGACGTTCAACTACTTCACCGGCAAGGTGGAATCGTTCGATGTCGAGATGGACAACAGCTCCAGCGAGCTGGTGGACTATTTCATCAAGCAGAGCCACCGGTAA
- a CDS encoding heme-degrading domain-containing protein, producing the protein MAIHEDLAIIVRQEADLVFPAFDAETAWRLGLSLRELAVTRGHSIVIDIRRFGQPYQPLFYTALTGTTPDNARWVQRKSNVVARFHRSSYQLGLYLKHNNTTLAEKYSLSDADYATHGGSFPIHVAGAGIIGSVTVSGLPQREDHNLVVEALCLELDHDHATLRLPPE; encoded by the coding sequence ATGGCTATCCACGAAGACCTCGCTATCATCGTCCGGCAGGAAGCCGACCTTGTCTTTCCCGCCTTCGATGCAGAGACCGCATGGCGGCTTGGCCTCTCCCTGCGCGAGCTCGCCGTCACTCGCGGCCACTCCATCGTCATCGACATCCGCCGCTTCGGTCAGCCTTACCAGCCGCTCTTCTACACCGCGCTCACCGGCACCACGCCCGACAACGCCCGTTGGGTCCAGCGCAAATCCAACGTCGTCGCCCGCTTCCACCGCAGCTCCTACCAGCTCGGCCTCTACCTCAAGCACAACAACACCACGCTCGCCGAAAAATACTCGCTGTCCGACGCCGACTACGCCACCCACGGCGGTAGCTTCCCGATCCACGTCGCCGGAGCAGGCATCATCGGCTCGGTCACCGTCTCCGGCCTGCCGCAACGAGAAGACCACAACCTCGTCGTCGAAGCCCTCTGCCTCGAACTCGATCACGACCACGCCACCCTGCGCCTGCCGCCCGAGTGA
- a CDS encoding M3 family metallopeptidase — protein MAIDFLSRRNQFVRGGLWIAGAGALIVALSSAAPAQAADPLHAWNAGSDPASLDAWVHQRLAAAQADIDKVTSVEGAHTVENTLLPFDDAQNELAIAGNEAYLMFAVGDSADLRNKGQAMVAIVSTAGTDLSLNQKVYQALVAVPLPANDPATKHYLERTLLEYRLSGVDKDDATRAKIRQLQDRITQTTLVFGRNIADDVRKVTATKAQLDGLPADYIARHKPGADGSYTLTTDSPDSTPVMSFAKDADLRKRMFLAYTERAYPKNVAVLKDILEARQELATTLGYATYADLATADQMIGSASNLKVFLNQVDDASRDIGKREYSLLLEFAQKQQPGLTSISDADAGYWSEQYRRAKYDFDAQSVRPYFPYDEVQAGILKTAARLFHVEFRPVTDAKTWDASVAVFDVFDAAKPGAGKKLGRIYLDMHPREGKDKWFSSAPLVPGIRGRQLPEGALICNFSGGTAGDPGLMEYSEVVTFFHEFGHLMHHVLGGQGRWSGQGGFNVEGDFVEAPSQMLEEMFRDKTIISSFAKDYKTGATIPAPLFERMNAADAYGRGRWVQRQLLYSNYALQLHDRQPGDVDFDALLQEDTKRFSPFTFVDGDRMYTSFTHLAGYASNYYTYVLDKVIAVDFFAQFDKGNLLDGPTAMRYRRSVLEPGATKPAAVLVKDFMGRTQSIDALKSWMMVEFQTAPKTK, from the coding sequence GTGGCCATTGATTTCCTGTCGCGACGTAATCAATTCGTTCGTGGTGGTCTGTGGATCGCCGGAGCGGGGGCGCTGATCGTGGCGCTCTCGAGTGCAGCGCCAGCGCAGGCCGCGGACCCGCTTCATGCATGGAATGCAGGTAGCGATCCGGCGTCGCTCGATGCGTGGGTGCATCAGCGGCTGGCGGCGGCGCAGGCCGATATCGATAAGGTGACCTCGGTCGAGGGAGCGCACACGGTGGAGAACACGCTGCTGCCCTTCGACGACGCGCAGAATGAGTTGGCGATCGCGGGCAACGAGGCATACCTGATGTTTGCGGTGGGCGATTCGGCGGACCTGCGCAACAAGGGGCAGGCGATGGTCGCGATCGTCTCCACTGCGGGGACAGACCTGAGTTTGAACCAGAAGGTCTATCAGGCGCTGGTTGCGGTGCCGCTGCCTGCGAATGATCCGGCGACGAAGCACTATCTGGAGCGGACACTGCTGGAGTATCGCCTCTCGGGTGTGGACAAGGACGATGCCACGCGAGCGAAGATTCGCCAGTTGCAGGACCGTATTACGCAGACGACGCTGGTCTTCGGCAGAAACATCGCCGACGATGTGCGCAAGGTAACGGCGACGAAGGCGCAGCTCGATGGGCTGCCCGCCGACTATATTGCGCGGCACAAGCCCGGTGCTGATGGATCGTATACGCTGACGACGGATTCGCCGGACAGCACACCGGTGATGAGCTTTGCCAAAGACGCCGACCTGCGCAAGCGCATGTTCCTTGCTTATACCGAGCGGGCTTATCCGAAGAACGTTGCGGTGTTGAAGGACATTCTGGAGGCGCGGCAGGAGCTGGCGACCACGCTGGGTTATGCCACCTATGCGGATCTGGCGACGGCGGACCAGATGATCGGCTCGGCGAGTAATCTGAAGGTATTTCTGAACCAGGTGGACGATGCTTCTCGGGACATCGGCAAGCGGGAGTATTCGTTGCTCCTGGAGTTTGCGCAGAAGCAGCAGCCGGGGCTGACCAGCATCTCGGATGCGGATGCGGGCTACTGGTCGGAGCAGTATCGGCGTGCGAAGTATGACTTCGATGCGCAGAGCGTGCGGCCTTACTTCCCCTACGACGAGGTGCAGGCGGGGATTTTGAAGACGGCGGCGCGGCTGTTCCATGTCGAGTTCAGGCCGGTGACGGACGCGAAGACGTGGGACGCCTCGGTGGCGGTCTTCGATGTCTTCGACGCTGCGAAGCCGGGCGCAGGGAAGAAGCTGGGCAGGATTTATCTCGACATGCACCCGCGCGAGGGCAAGGACAAGTGGTTCTCGAGCGCTCCGCTGGTACCGGGGATTCGCGGGCGGCAGCTTCCTGAGGGTGCGCTGATCTGCAACTTCTCCGGTGGCACGGCGGGTGATCCGGGGTTGATGGAGTACAGCGAGGTGGTGACGTTCTTCCACGAGTTTGGCCACCTGATGCATCATGTGCTTGGTGGACAGGGGCGTTGGTCGGGTCAGGGCGGCTTCAACGTCGAGGGAGATTTTGTCGAGGCTCCGTCGCAGATGCTGGAGGAGATGTTCCGCGACAAGACCATCATCTCTTCGTTTGCCAAGGACTATAAGACCGGCGCGACGATTCCAGCTCCCCTGTTCGAACGTATGAACGCTGCCGATGCCTATGGACGCGGGCGCTGGGTGCAGCGGCAGTTGCTGTACTCCAACTATGCCTTGCAGTTGCATGATCGTCAGCCGGGGGATGTGGACTTCGACGCTCTGCTGCAGGAGGATACGAAGCGGTTTTCGCCGTTCACGTTTGTCGATGGCGACCGCATGTACACGAGTTTCACGCATCTGGCCGGATATGCATCGAACTACTACACCTACGTGCTCGACAAGGTGATTGCGGTGGATTTCTTTGCGCAGTTCGATAAGGGCAACCTGCTCGATGGGCCTACAGCGATGCGCTATCGCAGGTCGGTGCTGGAGCCGGGCGCGACGAAACCTGCTGCGGTCCTGGTGAAGGATTTTATGGGGCGTACGCAGAGTATCGATGCTTTGAAGAGCTGGATGATGGTGGAGTTTCAGACTGCGCCAAAGACCAAGTGA
- a CDS encoding DUF3037 domain-containing protein encodes MPSSFDYAVVRVVPRVERGEFINAGVIVFCLEHRFLEARVQVDEARLKALWPEIDIELVRKHLEAIPKICAGDPSAGPIARLSQRERFHWLVSPRSTIIQVSPVHSGLCEAPALTLGQTIEQLSRRLLAGQAGFGTA; translated from the coding sequence GTGCCCAGCTCGTTTGATTACGCCGTCGTGCGTGTGGTGCCGCGCGTCGAGCGGGGTGAGTTTATCAATGCGGGCGTCATTGTCTTCTGCCTCGAACACCGCTTTCTTGAGGCGCGGGTACAGGTGGATGAGGCGCGGCTGAAGGCGTTGTGGCCGGAGATCGATATCGAGTTGGTACGCAAGCACTTGGAGGCGATTCCTAAGATCTGTGCGGGTGATCCGTCGGCTGGGCCGATTGCGCGGTTGAGCCAGCGCGAGCGGTTTCACTGGCTGGTCTCGCCGCGCAGCACGATCATCCAGGTCTCGCCTGTGCACAGCGGACTGTGCGAGGCTCCGGCATTGACGCTGGGACAGACGATCGAGCAGCTTTCGCGGCGGCTGCTGGCAGGGCAAGCCGGATTTGGCACGGCTTGA
- the yajC gene encoding preprotein translocase subunit YajC — MLAMWLQSAAGGFGLGNLGGLALPILFFVALYFLMIVPNQRKQKKWQNMLSELKPGDRVTTNGGIKGTIITVKDDGLILRVQPDGVKLEFAKQAVAAVTTDTPAA; from the coding sequence ATGCTGGCAATGTGGTTGCAGAGTGCGGCAGGTGGATTCGGGCTGGGCAATTTGGGCGGACTGGCATTGCCGATCCTGTTCTTTGTCGCGCTTTACTTTTTGATGATCGTGCCGAACCAGAGGAAGCAGAAAAAGTGGCAGAACATGTTGTCGGAGCTGAAGCCCGGCGACCGTGTCACCACCAATGGCGGCATCAAGGGAACCATCATCACGGTGAAGGATGACGGTCTTATTCTGCGCGTGCAGCCTGACGGAGTGAAGCTGGAGTTTGCCAAGCAGGCCGTCGCCGCCGTGACGACCGACACCCCGGCAGCATAG
- a CDS encoding ExbD/TolR family protein, producing MGINKRDEGKKVNSNINVTPMVDVMLVLLIIFMVITPMLNNKVNVDLPTAASAIVMENANKEDAVTVAVTRDGRMFLGASQVTMDDLGPKISTLLEKKTDKEVYMRADQRANFGKVMDAIDGIRAAGVNQLGLLTEQNNDTDVMTGK from the coding sequence ATGGGCATCAATAAGCGGGATGAAGGCAAGAAGGTCAACTCAAACATCAACGTGACGCCGATGGTGGACGTGATGCTGGTGCTGCTGATTATCTTCATGGTTATCACCCCCATGCTGAACAATAAGGTCAACGTGGACCTGCCGACTGCCGCTTCGGCAATCGTGATGGAGAACGCCAACAAGGAAGATGCTGTCACTGTGGCTGTTACGCGGGATGGCAGGATGTTTCTCGGCGCCAGCCAGGTTACTATGGACGACCTTGGCCCCAAGATCTCAACACTTCTGGAAAAGAAGACCGACAAAGAGGTCTACATGCGCGCGGATCAGCGCGCCAACTTTGGCAAGGTCATGGATGCTATCGATGGCATCCGCGCAGCCGGCGTCAACCAGTTGGGGCTTCTCACGGAGCAGAACAATGACACCGACGTAATGACGGGCAAGTAG
- a CDS encoding HipA family kinase: protein MIRTVRATQYVTALREGGSLPAIIEADDLGLYVLKFRGAGQGPLALVAELVAGEIGRALGLRVPELVLVEVDAALGRNEPDQEIRDLLRSSVGLNLALDYLPGSSMFDPAAGDTADAETASLAVWFDAFVANVDRTPRNANLLCWHRELYFIDHGAALYFHHDWKSMADKAENPFAQAKQHILLPWASTLPEADATAHKLLNAEVFAAILEDVPEAWLLPEAKDLSAAEKRAVYLDFFTRRLNGSSNFVEEAIRARAQLV from the coding sequence ATGATTCGAACGGTTCGAGCGACACAGTACGTTACGGCGCTGCGCGAGGGCGGATCGCTGCCTGCGATTATCGAGGCGGACGATCTGGGCCTGTATGTGTTGAAGTTTCGCGGCGCGGGACAAGGCCCGCTGGCGCTGGTGGCAGAGCTGGTTGCCGGCGAGATTGGCCGTGCGCTGGGGCTGCGCGTTCCTGAGCTCGTGCTGGTGGAGGTCGATGCCGCGCTGGGACGGAACGAGCCGGATCAGGAGATTCGCGATCTGCTGCGGTCGAGTGTCGGGCTGAACCTGGCGCTGGATTATCTGCCGGGGTCGTCGATGTTCGATCCGGCAGCGGGAGACACTGCGGATGCGGAGACGGCGTCGCTTGCGGTGTGGTTCGACGCGTTTGTGGCCAATGTGGATCGCACGCCACGCAACGCGAACCTGCTGTGCTGGCATCGGGAGCTTTACTTCATCGACCATGGCGCAGCGCTCTACTTTCATCACGACTGGAAGAGCATGGCGGACAAGGCGGAGAATCCGTTCGCACAGGCGAAGCAACATATTCTGCTGCCCTGGGCGAGTACGTTGCCGGAGGCTGATGCCACGGCGCACAAGCTGTTGAATGCAGAGGTCTTCGCTGCGATTCTTGAGGATGTTCCTGAGGCCTGGCTGCTGCCTGAGGCGAAGGATTTGAGTGCGGCGGAGAAGCGGGCGGTGTATCTCGACTTCTTCACGCGACGGCTGAACGGTTCATCGAATTTTGTTGAGGAGGCGATCCGTGCCCGTGCCCAGCTCGTTTGA
- the secF gene encoding protein translocase subunit SecF, which translates to MELFHNPNIDWLGKKWYFLGFSLIFSIAGILSMAFWHHIPLGVDFKGGTQIRVDFTQMPNEEHVRHAMDQAGVRDFTIQRVSDPSGHAANKVIISLPESTASDTAHDAGREAVENALSANYHDSGFTIEQVQIVGPTAGKQLQEQAIEATLYSLLGMLIYLWFRFELIYGVAAVAAVFHDTLITIGAFSLTNKEISLTVIAAILTLIGYSMNDTIVVFDRIRENLALSRREPLADLVNRSINQTLSRTVISSGLTFLTVLCLYLFGGEVLNGFSFALVIGILIGTYSSIAVAAPMLVAYQQWRTKRGKTAVLPAAKRART; encoded by the coding sequence GTGGAACTGTTTCATAATCCGAATATCGACTGGCTCGGGAAGAAGTGGTATTTCCTGGGATTTTCACTGATTTTTTCGATCGCCGGCATTCTCAGCATGGCGTTCTGGCATCACATTCCGCTGGGCGTCGACTTCAAGGGCGGAACGCAGATCCGCGTCGACTTCACCCAGATGCCGAACGAAGAGCACGTCCGTCATGCGATGGACCAGGCTGGTGTCCGCGACTTCACCATCCAGCGCGTCAGCGATCCCAGCGGTCATGCGGCCAACAAGGTCATCATCTCGCTGCCTGAATCCACGGCGTCCGACACCGCGCACGATGCCGGGCGTGAGGCCGTCGAAAATGCGCTGTCGGCCAATTACCATGACTCCGGCTTCACCATCGAGCAGGTCCAGATTGTCGGCCCCACGGCGGGCAAGCAGTTGCAGGAACAGGCCATCGAGGCCACCCTTTATTCGCTGCTGGGGATGCTGATTTATCTCTGGTTCCGCTTTGAGCTGATCTATGGCGTGGCGGCGGTCGCGGCGGTCTTTCACGACACCCTGATTACCATTGGCGCGTTTAGTTTGACGAACAAGGAAATATCGCTTACCGTTATCGCTGCAATTCTCACCCTGATCGGCTACTCGATGAACGACACGATTGTCGTCTTCGACCGCATCCGCGAGAACCTCGCGCTGTCGCGGAGGGAACCCTTGGCCGATCTGGTGAACCGGAGCATCAATCAGACTTTGAGCAGGACCGTGATCTCCTCGGGCCTGACGTTTCTGACCGTGCTCTGTCTGTATCTGTTTGGTGGCGAGGTGTTGAATGGCTTTTCCTTCGCGCTCGTCATCGGTATCTTGATTGGGACGTACTCCTCCATTGCCGTGGCGGCACCGATGTTGGTGGCGTACCAGCAGTGGCGGACAAAGCGGGGCAAGACGGCCGTTCTGCCAGCGGCAAAGCGGGCCAGAACGTAG
- a CDS encoding biopolymer transporter ExbD, giving the protein MSMSTGTSGGAVSEINVTPLIDVLLVLLIIFMVIVPVTPRGLQTQVPQPPKNKTQDQPNDRTVVLQVLSNGAGAPAYKINETSFNKSQIESQLEQIYATRNEKVLFIKGDKDLDFSKIAEVIDFGHQAGVDTIAMITPRVAAGQ; this is encoded by the coding sequence ATGAGCATGAGCACTGGAACTTCGGGCGGAGCGGTTTCCGAGATCAATGTAACCCCGCTTATCGATGTTCTCCTGGTGTTGCTGATCATCTTCATGGTGATTGTCCCGGTAACGCCGCGAGGCCTACAGACGCAGGTGCCGCAGCCACCCAAGAACAAGACACAAGACCAGCCGAACGATCGCACCGTCGTCCTTCAGGTGCTGTCGAATGGCGCGGGCGCTCCTGCATACAAGATCAATGAGACGTCTTTCAATAAATCGCAGATCGAATCGCAATTGGAGCAGATCTACGCGACACGAAATGAAAAGGTGTTGTTCATCAAGGGCGACAAGGACCTTGACTTCTCGAAGATAGCCGAGGTGATTGACTTTGGCCATCAGGCCGGGGTCGACACAATCGCCATGATTACACCAAGGGTTGCAGCAGGCCAGTGA
- a CDS encoding energy transducer TonB has product MFEDSMIESSGKIKTKSKYWMIGTLIFNALIVATMILIPLLYPDALPHTALTAMLSAPPPPPPPPPPPPPQQIVKPIKMVSEIDQGLHAPTKIPKDIKMLKEDAAPQVAGVAGMSGMGSGTGVPGGVMGGIGNAPAPVVRVEKPKGPVRVSSGVVAGSKIGGVNPTYPPIARAAHVSGTVVLHAIISKTGTITNLTVISGPEMLRASAVDAVRTWRYKPYILNGDPTEVDTTVSVNFNMGG; this is encoded by the coding sequence ATGTTTGAAGATTCAATGATCGAGTCCAGCGGGAAGATCAAGACCAAGTCCAAGTACTGGATGATTGGGACGCTGATTTTCAACGCTTTGATCGTGGCGACCATGATCCTGATTCCGCTGCTGTATCCTGACGCGCTGCCGCATACCGCGTTGACAGCAATGTTGTCGGCTCCTCCTCCGCCTCCTCCGCCTCCTCCGCCACCACCACCGCAGCAGATCGTCAAGCCGATCAAGATGGTGTCTGAGATCGACCAGGGCCTTCATGCCCCGACCAAGATCCCCAAGGACATCAAGATGCTGAAGGAAGACGCTGCTCCGCAGGTTGCAGGCGTTGCCGGTATGAGTGGTATGGGTAGCGGCACCGGTGTCCCCGGAGGCGTCATGGGCGGCATCGGAAATGCGCCGGCCCCGGTAGTGCGCGTTGAGAAGCCAAAGGGCCCGGTTCGGGTATCCAGCGGTGTGGTCGCGGGCTCGAAGATCGGCGGGGTCAACCCGACGTATCCTCCGATCGCTCGCGCAGCGCATGTATCCGGTACGGTCGTTCTGCACGCCATCATCTCCAAGACGGGAACCATTACGAACTTGACGGTGATCAGCGGGCCGGAGATGTTGCGGGCCAGTGCGGTCGATGCCGTTCGTACCTGGCGCTATAAGCCTTACATTCTGAATGGCGACCCCACGGAAGTCGATACGACCGTGTCCGTCAACTTCAATATGGGCGGCTAG